In one Janibacter cremeus genomic region, the following are encoded:
- a CDS encoding TIGR00730 family Rossman fold protein, protein MRGREVPKTTTDQRLLDDRSRADWLHTDPWRVLRIQAEFVEGFGALAELGPAVSIFGSARTPVDSPWYAKGVELGRLAAEAGFSVITGGGPGAMEAANRGAREGGATSVGLGIELPFEAGLNPYVDLGINFRYFFARKTMFVKYSEGFLVLPGGYGTLDEVFEAVTLAQTGKVTSFPIVLIGVEYWSGLLDWLRHSVESGGMISEGDLDRLIVTDDCEAAVRHLKDGSGRIAPDQTNPE, encoded by the coding sequence ATGCGGGGCCGGGAGGTGCCGAAGACCACGACCGACCAGCGGCTGCTCGACGACCGCAGCCGCGCCGACTGGCTGCACACCGACCCGTGGCGCGTCCTGCGCATCCAGGCGGAGTTCGTCGAGGGTTTCGGTGCCCTCGCGGAGCTCGGTCCGGCGGTCAGCATCTTCGGCAGCGCCCGCACCCCCGTCGACTCCCCGTGGTACGCGAAGGGGGTCGAGCTGGGTCGTCTCGCGGCGGAGGCCGGGTTCTCCGTGATCACCGGTGGGGGCCCCGGGGCCATGGAGGCGGCCAACCGCGGCGCCCGCGAGGGCGGGGCCACGTCCGTGGGCCTGGGCATCGAGCTGCCCTTCGAGGCGGGACTGAACCCGTACGTCGACCTCGGCATCAACTTCCGCTACTTCTTCGCCCGCAAGACGATGTTCGTCAAGTACAGCGAGGGCTTCCTCGTCCTGCCGGGTGGGTACGGCACGCTCGACGAGGTCTTCGAGGCGGTCACCCTCGCGCAGACGGGCAAGGTCACGAGCTTTCCCATCGTGCTCATCGGCGTCGAGTACTGGTCGGGTCTCCTCGACTGGCTGCGCCACTCGGTGGAGAGCGGCGGCATGATCAGCGAGGGCGACCTCGACCGGCTCATCGTCACCGACGACTGCGAGGCAGCCGTGCGCCACCTCAAGGACGGCTCCGGTCGGATCGCCCCCGACCAGACGAACCCGGAATGA
- a CDS encoding DivIVA domain-containing protein, translating into MIWVLLIVVAVLVAVATAAVVVGRFTPDPMADPVTSTPHHGLPAGTIRSGDVAEVTFDTALRGYRMDQVDDVMDRLQQRIADLESEGRDTSRP; encoded by the coding sequence ATGATCTGGGTCCTGCTCATCGTCGTCGCCGTCCTCGTGGCCGTCGCGACCGCGGCGGTCGTCGTCGGGCGGTTCACCCCCGACCCCATGGCCGACCCGGTCACGTCGACGCCGCACCACGGGCTGCCCGCCGGGACCATCCGGTCCGGCGACGTCGCCGAGGTCACCTTCGACACCGCACTGCGCGGTTACCGCATGGACCAGGTCGACGACGTCATGGATCGCCTCCAGCAGCGCATCGCCGATCTGGAGAGCGAGGGGCGGGACACCAGTCGACCCTGA
- a CDS encoding DUF3117 domain-containing protein, with protein MAAMKPRTGDGPLEVVKEGRGIVLRMPLEGGGRLVVEMKPDEVLELGEAIDNCDGLKK; from the coding sequence ATGGCGGCAATGAAGCCACGTACCGGGGATGGTCCGCTCGAGGTCGTCAAGGAGGGCCGCGGCATCGTCCTGCGCATGCCCCTGGAGGGTGGCGGTCGCCTCGTCGTCGAGATGAAGCCCGATGAGGTCCTGGAGCTCGGCGAGGCCATCGACAACTGTGACGGCCTGAAGAAGTAG
- a CDS encoding O-methyltransferase, with amino-acid sequence MTAAQLTSLAYAEQFVPEDDVVEAARHAGTELGAPPIGTGGGAALRLLAAASQARHVVEIGTGAGTSGLWLLAGMPSDGVLTTIELEPENAARAKKSFAAAGIVGHRTRVISGRALDVLPRMNDNAYDLVHIDADKEGYPDYVEHAIRLLRPGGVMAIDNMLWHDKVADPAVRDQTTTLLRNLGKQLREDERLVASLLPVGDGMLAAVKRHTGAHGR; translated from the coding sequence ATGACCGCCGCGCAACTGACCAGCCTTGCCTACGCCGAGCAGTTCGTCCCCGAGGACGACGTCGTCGAGGCGGCCCGTCATGCCGGCACCGAGCTGGGCGCGCCGCCGATCGGCACCGGAGGCGGTGCTGCTCTGCGTCTGCTCGCCGCCGCCTCCCAGGCGCGTCACGTCGTCGAGATCGGGACCGGAGCCGGGACCTCGGGGCTCTGGCTGCTCGCCGGCATGCCCTCCGACGGTGTGCTCACGACGATCGAGCTCGAGCCGGAGAACGCCGCGCGCGCCAAGAAGTCCTTCGCCGCCGCCGGCATCGTCGGCCATCGCACGCGGGTCATCAGCGGCCGCGCCCTGGACGTGCTGCCGCGGATGAACGACAACGCCTACGACCTCGTCCACATCGACGCGGACAAGGAGGGCTACCCCGACTACGTCGAGCACGCCATCCGGCTGCTCCGCCCCGGTGGCGTCATGGCCATCGACAACATGCTCTGGCACGACAAGGTCGCCGACCCCGCGGTCCGCGACCAGACCACGACCCTGCTGCGCAACCTCGGCAAGCAGCTGCGGGAGGACGAGCGACTCGTCGCCAGCCTGCTGCCCGTCGGCGACGGGATGCTCGCCGCCGTCAAGCGACACACGGGGGCTCACGGTCGCTGA
- the sigE gene encoding RNA polymerase sigma factor SigE, with the protein MTFDAETTDRAGDEWVQPTWSEVVEDHGARVYRLAYRLTGDTHEAEDLTHDVFIRVFRSLDGFVPGTFEGWLHRITTNLFLDKARRRQRLRFDSLTDDFAALLHSGTATPEQIVLRDHLDADIQRALDALPPQFRAAVVLCDVEGLTYEEVAAALDIKLGTVRSRIHRGRAMLRESLSHREPTTTRAPRTESRRRGGSGFPLARPVTGTL; encoded by the coding sequence GTGACCTTCGATGCCGAGACCACCGATCGCGCTGGGGACGAGTGGGTCCAGCCCACGTGGAGCGAGGTGGTCGAGGACCACGGGGCGAGGGTCTACCGTCTCGCCTACCGCCTCACGGGCGACACCCACGAGGCCGAGGACCTGACGCACGACGTCTTCATCAGGGTCTTCCGTTCCCTCGACGGGTTCGTGCCGGGGACCTTCGAGGGATGGCTGCACCGGATCACGACCAACCTCTTCCTCGACAAGGCCCGGCGCAGGCAGCGCCTGCGCTTCGACTCGCTCACCGATGACTTCGCCGCCCTGCTGCACAGCGGCACCGCCACCCCCGAGCAGATCGTCCTGCGGGACCACCTCGACGCCGACATCCAGCGCGCGCTGGATGCGCTGCCGCCGCAGTTCAGGGCCGCCGTCGTGCTCTGCGACGTCGAGGGCCTGACCTACGAGGAGGTCGCCGCGGCACTCGACATCAAGCTCGGGACCGTCCGCTCACGCATTCACCGGGGTCGGGCCATGCTCCGCGAGAGCCTCAGCCACCGCGAGCCGACCACCACGCGCGCGCCGCGCACGGAGTCGCGCCGGCGGGGCGGCTCGGGCTTCCCGCTCGCGCGCCCGGTGACCGGGACCCTGTGA
- a CDS encoding S1C family serine protease, whose amino-acid sequence MSSPHQGDEPTPRDDSTGPMPSGPYLPYDSLGSQEQGASQAHGEGGSTGGQQGWWDETRQDPYAHDAYGQPHHGYAQQGPSQGYPYPGSPGTPPSSADRRRGPGWLGAGALALAAALIAGAIGGIGGGLVTDMRDDGSGGGPTIVQRDGEQAERPEGSVAAIAADAVPSVVTIRVNGSGGSGTGSGWVYDDQGHIVTNNHVVEAAGGSGRVRIELSDGSRRSAEVVGRDSAYDLAVLKADPQGLEPLAIGSSDEVVVGDEVVAVGSPLGLGSTVTAGIVSALERPVAAGESGDESYISAIQTDTAINPGNSGGPLLNSDGNVVGVNTAIAQLPGQMSASGSIGLGFAIPSDVVVRTVDQLISSGEAQHPIIGVSLDRRWQGEGAKVIEESDMPGDQPSVVPGGPADKAGIKPGDVIIEMDGRRVTDLDQLVVRIRAQAVGDKVTLKVLRDGDERELTMTLEAAEEN is encoded by the coding sequence ATGAGCTCTCCGCACCAGGGTGACGAGCCGACCCCACGGGACGACAGCACCGGGCCGATGCCGTCGGGCCCGTACCTGCCCTACGACTCGCTCGGCTCGCAGGAGCAGGGCGCGTCGCAGGCCCACGGCGAGGGCGGCTCCACCGGTGGCCAGCAGGGGTGGTGGGACGAGACCCGGCAGGACCCGTATGCCCACGACGCCTACGGACAGCCGCACCACGGGTATGCCCAGCAGGGCCCCTCGCAGGGGTACCCGTACCCGGGCTCGCCCGGGACACCCCCTTCGTCCGCCGACCGGCGCCGCGGACCGGGCTGGCTCGGTGCGGGGGCACTCGCTCTGGCCGCTGCCCTGATCGCCGGTGCCATCGGCGGGATCGGTGGCGGACTGGTCACCGACATGCGTGACGACGGCAGCGGCGGCGGGCCCACCATCGTCCAGCGTGACGGGGAGCAGGCCGAGCGGCCCGAGGGGTCGGTCGCGGCCATCGCCGCCGACGCGGTCCCGAGCGTCGTGACGATCCGCGTCAACGGTTCCGGCGGCTCCGGGACGGGCTCGGGCTGGGTCTACGACGACCAGGGCCACATCGTCACCAACAACCACGTCGTCGAGGCCGCCGGCGGCTCCGGCAGGGTGCGCATCGAGCTCAGCGACGGCAGCCGCCGCAGCGCCGAGGTCGTCGGCCGGGACTCCGCGTACGACCTGGCCGTGCTCAAGGCCGACCCCCAGGGACTGGAGCCCCTCGCGATCGGCAGCTCGGACGAGGTCGTCGTCGGCGACGAGGTCGTCGCCGTCGGGTCCCCGCTCGGCCTCGGCTCCACGGTCACCGCCGGCATCGTCTCCGCGCTGGAGCGACCGGTCGCAGCCGGCGAGAGCGGCGACGAGTCCTACATCTCCGCGATCCAGACCGACACGGCGATCAACCCCGGCAACTCCGGTGGGCCGCTGCTCAACAGCGACGGCAACGTCGTCGGCGTCAACACCGCGATCGCGCAGCTTCCCGGCCAGATGTCGGCCTCCGGCTCGATCGGCCTCGGCTTCGCCATCCCCTCCGACGTCGTCGTGCGGACCGTCGACCAGCTCATCAGCAGCGGTGAGGCGCAGCACCCGATCATCGGCGTCTCCCTCGACCGGCGGTGGCAGGGCGAGGGCGCCAAGGTCATCGAGGAGAGTGACATGCCGGGGGACCAGCCCTCGGTCGTGCCGGGCGGTCCCGCGGACAAGGCGGGCATCAAGCCCGGTGACGTCATCATCGAGATGGACGGCCGGCGGGTCACCGACCTCGACCAGCTCGTGGTGCGCATCCGCGCCCAGGCCGTGGGCGATAAGGTCACTCTCAAGGTCCTGCGGGACGGTGACGAGCGCGAGCTCACGATGACGCTCGAAGCGGCGGAGGAGAACTAG
- a CDS encoding Mrp/NBP35 family ATP-binding protein: MAPHPTITDEQLRDALSTVIDPEIRRPITELGMVESAAVDADGLATVTILLTISGCPLKDTLTNDTTNAMKSIEGVTDVKVTLGVMNDEQRAELKNHLRGGQAEKEIPFAKPGSLTRVYAIASGKGGVGKSSITANLAASLAAEGLKVGVVDADIYGFSIPRMLGVTHAPTQVDDMILPPIASEVKVISIGMFVPGNQPVVWRGPMLHRALQQFLGDVFWGDLDVLLLDLPPGTGDIAISVAQLIPNSELLVVTTPQQAAAEVAERAGSIAMQTHQRLVGVIENMSWLELPDGSRQELFGSGGGQSVADSLTRTVGAEVPLLGQIPLDVTLREGSDHGEPTVLSNPDGPAAVALRGIARGIASRSRGLAGRSLSLTPTGN; the protein is encoded by the coding sequence ATGGCCCCCCACCCCACGATCACCGACGAGCAGCTGCGTGACGCGCTCAGCACCGTCATCGACCCCGAGATCCGCCGGCCCATCACCGAGCTGGGCATGGTCGAGTCCGCGGCCGTCGACGCCGACGGCCTGGCCACGGTCACCATCCTGCTCACCATCTCGGGGTGCCCCCTCAAGGACACCCTGACCAACGACACCACCAACGCGATGAAGTCCATCGAGGGCGTCACCGACGTGAAGGTCACCCTCGGCGTGATGAACGACGAGCAGCGTGCCGAGCTGAAGAACCACCTGCGCGGTGGCCAGGCGGAGAAGGAGATCCCCTTCGCCAAGCCGGGCTCGCTCACCCGCGTCTACGCCATCGCCTCCGGCAAGGGCGGCGTCGGCAAGTCCTCCATCACCGCCAACCTCGCCGCGTCCCTCGCGGCCGAGGGGCTGAAGGTCGGGGTCGTCGACGCCGACATCTACGGCTTCTCCATCCCCCGGATGCTCGGCGTGACCCACGCGCCGACACAGGTCGACGACATGATCCTGCCGCCGATCGCCTCCGAGGTGAAGGTGATCTCGATCGGCATGTTCGTCCCCGGCAACCAGCCGGTGGTCTGGCGCGGCCCGATGCTCCACCGGGCGCTGCAGCAGTTCCTCGGCGACGTCTTCTGGGGCGACCTCGACGTGCTCCTGCTCGACCTGCCCCCGGGCACCGGTGACATCGCCATCTCCGTCGCCCAGCTGATCCCGAACAGCGAGCTGCTCGTCGTGACCACGCCGCAGCAGGCCGCGGCCGAGGTCGCCGAGCGCGCCGGCTCGATCGCGATGCAGACGCACCAGCGTCTCGTCGGCGTCATCGAGAACATGTCCTGGCTCGAGTTGCCCGACGGCAGCCGGCAGGAGCTCTTCGGCTCCGGCGGTGGCCAGTCCGTCGCCGACTCGCTCACCCGCACCGTCGGCGCCGAGGTCCCGCTGCTCGGCCAGATCCCGCTCGACGTCACGCTGCGTGAGGGCTCCGACCACGGCGAGCCGACCGTCCTGTCCAACCCCGACGGGCCCGCCGCCGTGGCCCTGCGTGGCATCGCCCGGGGCATCGCCTCGCGCTCGCGCGGACTGGCCGGCCGCAGCCTGAGCCTCACCCCCACCGGGAACTGA
- a CDS encoding DUF1003 domain-containing protein yields the protein MSERERRTARVDTPQEVRRQLIRRPSGMSSETFGVLSEKFARFMGTPRFLIWMTIFVTVWLAWNTFAPQSAQFDPRALNYTLLTLILSLQASYAAPLILLAQNRQDDRDRVGLEQDRVQAERALADTEYLTREVAALRIALRDAATRDFIRGELRDLLEEMETKGLEVRRRENDAAADEVDEAPEGPSPRW from the coding sequence ATGAGTGAGCGCGAGCGCCGCACCGCCCGCGTCGACACCCCCCAGGAGGTCCGGCGCCAGCTGATCCGCCGCCCGTCCGGCATGTCGAGCGAGACCTTCGGCGTGCTGTCGGAGAAGTTCGCGCGCTTCATGGGCACGCCGCGGTTCCTCATCTGGATGACGATCTTCGTCACCGTGTGGCTCGCGTGGAACACCTTCGCGCCGCAGTCCGCCCAGTTCGACCCTCGGGCGCTGAACTACACGCTCCTCACGCTGATCCTCTCGCTGCAGGCCTCCTACGCCGCCCCACTGATCCTGCTCGCGCAGAACCGGCAGGACGACCGCGACCGCGTCGGCCTGGAGCAGGACCGCGTGCAGGCCGAGCGGGCGCTCGCCGACACCGAGTACCTCACCCGTGAGGTCGCGGCCCTGCGCATCGCCCTGCGCGACGCGGCCACGCGCGACTTCATCCGCGGCGAGCTGCGCGACCTGCTCGAGGAGATGGAGACCAAGGGCCTCGAGGTGCGCCGGCGCGAGAACGACGCCGCCGCGGACGAGGTGGACGAGGCGCCGGAGGGCCCCAGCCCGCGCTGGTGA
- a CDS encoding magnesium transporter MgtE N-terminal domain-containing protein, protein MSAPSRFFVARLASLNVFDPLGDQVGRVRDVVITFSASRRPRAIGLVVEVPGRRRVFVPMTRVTSVEGGQVITTGLVNMRRFEKRATETLVLAELLERPVTVRTDDGPVEATVEDVGIEQLPNRTWSVTKVFVRGGRKSRRGLLVRRRGETFTVPVEDVTGLSERASAAEHSAVKLLESVEDLKVADLAEVISDLAPERRDAVVAALGDDRLADILQELGEDDQIAIIGTLTQTRAADVLEAMDPDDAADLLSVLPAERTETLLQLMKPDDAEPLRRLLSYDENTAGGLMTTDPVILAPEDTVAEALAVVRREEITAGLAATVYVCRPPLETPTGKYLGMIHIQRLLREPPHESIGRYLDKAIDPLRPEEPLGQVTRTLATYNLISAPVVDEQEHLLGAVTVDDVLDHILPEDWREERHEVSDE, encoded by the coding sequence GTGAGCGCTCCCTCCCGGTTCTTCGTCGCCCGTCTGGCGAGCCTCAACGTCTTCGACCCCCTCGGTGACCAGGTGGGGCGGGTGCGCGACGTCGTCATCACCTTCTCCGCCTCGCGCCGCCCGCGGGCCATCGGTCTGGTCGTCGAGGTCCCCGGCCGGCGACGCGTCTTCGTCCCCATGACGCGGGTGACCTCCGTCGAGGGTGGTCAGGTCATCACGACCGGTCTGGTCAACATGCGCCGCTTCGAGAAGCGCGCGACGGAGACGCTCGTGCTCGCCGAGCTGCTCGAGCGCCCCGTGACCGTGCGCACCGACGACGGCCCCGTCGAGGCGACGGTCGAGGACGTGGGCATCGAGCAGCTGCCCAACCGCACCTGGTCGGTGACCAAGGTCTTCGTGCGCGGGGGGCGCAAGTCCCGGCGCGGGCTGCTCGTGCGCCGGCGCGGGGAGACCTTCACCGTGCCCGTCGAGGACGTGACCGGGCTGTCCGAGCGGGCCAGCGCCGCCGAGCACTCCGCGGTCAAGCTGCTCGAGTCGGTCGAGGACCTCAAGGTCGCCGACCTCGCCGAGGTCATCTCCGACCTCGCGCCCGAGCGCCGGGACGCGGTCGTCGCCGCCCTCGGGGACGACCGGCTCGCCGACATCCTCCAGGAGCTCGGCGAGGACGACCAGATCGCGATCATCGGGACCCTCACCCAGACGCGCGCCGCCGACGTCCTCGAGGCCATGGACCCGGACGACGCGGCCGACCTGCTCTCCGTGCTGCCGGCCGAGCGCACCGAGACGCTGCTGCAGCTGATGAAGCCCGACGACGCGGAGCCGCTGCGTCGCCTGCTCAGCTACGACGAGAACACCGCCGGTGGTCTCATGACGACCGACCCGGTGATCCTCGCGCCCGAGGACACCGTCGCCGAGGCCCTCGCCGTCGTGCGCCGCGAGGAGATCACCGCCGGGCTGGCGGCCACCGTCTACGTCTGCCGCCCGCCGCTGGAGACGCCGACGGGCAAGTACCTCGGGATGATCCACATCCAGCGGCTGCTGCGCGAGCCCCCGCACGAGAGCATCGGGCGCTACCTCGACAAGGCGATCGACCCCCTTCGCCCGGAGGAGCCGCTCGGCCAGGTGACGCGGACGCTGGCGACCTACAACCTGATCTCCGCCCCCGTCGTCGACGAGCAGGAGCACCTGCTCGGTGCGGTGACCGTCGACGACGTGCTCGACCACATCCTCCCCGAGGACTGGCGCGAGGAGCGCCACGAGGTGAGCGATGAGTGA